The following proteins are encoded in a genomic region of Arcobacter suis CECT 7833:
- a CDS encoding dynamin family protein: MSANLNILKSFVNEYKETYSLQEIVYEDGLVGDIKKVQTKLLDEKFLPSNQLIGILNKQIRRARYPMEIAITGQFSSGKSTFLNALLARNILPTGITPVTSKVNFINYGEEYKLKITYYSGAQEFAPIESIADFTDQRENEMQDIKYLTLYAPMDILKDISFVDTPGLNSQSQSDTDTTRKVLRDVGGIIWLTLIDNAGKLSEAEVLDEYMQHFKNKSLCVLNQKDKLTPDQVETTTNYVKEKFGKYFAQVTPISARMALESRAHQKRVLLDDEFEAITKEFKKELNNNIGIDSLDFFKDSFGAFHKKIEEINSKDMSGDMKLLKESNINEVLEFIENTIRPQAAESKEFAIKKDLRGICDILVKEYETITKIYDALIEVLKGCENSVLEHFENIYKKYSKELFNIYNSLETIMEKIAHETYKGIKKKTATRFEETKSFIGSKIEKYDYETYWIDSDSIYKKLFYDDQTIDKMFKRSIKLLKNIELDTDEAFRDAYNIIKNEVTKWQEPYELIRKQREIGSDLEFSNTRHFAAKVYENVLKTYHTAILENISAIRKKFAYFNGALSYSYIQTTQATIAHFEQQILESEELYKKEPSKFSISHPREDEIVAKLKANFGFEKIEDFLTSKRNYLFKIVKYSKEQYLEINEDRINFVKSRKEQYLEKINDLEKIKEEI, encoded by the coding sequence ATGAGTGCAAATCTAAATATCCTAAAAAGTTTTGTAAATGAGTATAAAGAAACTTATTCTTTACAAGAAATTGTTTATGAAGATGGTTTAGTTGGAGACATAAAAAAAGTTCAAACAAAATTACTTGATGAAAAATTTTTACCATCAAATCAACTTATTGGTATTTTAAATAAACAAATTAGACGAGCAAGATATCCAATGGAAATTGCAATTACAGGACAATTTAGCTCTGGAAAATCTACTTTTTTAAATGCTCTACTTGCAAGAAATATTTTACCAACGGGAATTACACCAGTTACATCTAAAGTAAATTTTATAAATTATGGGGAAGAATACAAACTAAAAATCACTTATTATTCAGGTGCTCAAGAATTTGCTCCAATAGAATCAATTGCTGATTTTACAGACCAAAGAGAAAATGAAATGCAAGATATAAAATATCTTACACTTTATGCGCCAATGGATATTTTAAAAGATATTTCTTTTGTTGATACACCAGGATTGAACTCACAATCTCAAAGCGATACGGATACTACAAGGAAAGTTTTAAGGGATGTTGGAGGGATTATTTGGCTAACTCTTATTGATAATGCAGGAAAACTTTCAGAAGCAGAAGTTCTTGATGAATATATGCAACACTTTAAAAATAAGTCTTTGTGCGTTTTAAATCAAAAGGATAAATTAACTCCTGATCAAGTTGAAACTACTACAAATTATGTAAAAGAAAAATTTGGAAAATATTTTGCTCAAGTTACTCCAATTTCTGCAAGAATGGCACTTGAATCAAGAGCGCATCAAAAAAGAGTTTTACTTGATGATGAATTTGAAGCAATTACAAAAGAGTTCAAAAAAGAGTTAAATAACAATATTGGTATTGATTCATTAGACTTCTTCAAAGATTCATTTGGAGCATTCCATAAAAAAATTGAAGAAATTAACTCAAAAGATATGTCAGGAGATATGAAGCTTTTAAAAGAATCTAATATTAATGAAGTTTTAGAGTTTATTGAAAATACAATTAGACCACAAGCCGCTGAATCTAAAGAATTTGCCATTAAAAAAGATTTAAGAGGAATTTGTGATATTTTAGTCAAAGAGTATGAAACAATCACAAAAATCTATGATGCTTTAATCGAAGTTTTAAAAGGTTGTGAAAATTCTGTTCTTGAGCATTTTGAAAATATTTATAAAAAATATTCAAAAGAGTTATTTAATATTTATAATTCATTAGAAACTATTATGGAAAAAATTGCCCATGAAACTTACAAAGGTATCAAAAAGAAAACTGCAACAAGATTCGAAGAGACAAAAAGTTTTATAGGTTCAAAAATTGAAAAATATGATTATGAAACCTATTGGATTGATTCAGATAGTATTTATAAAAAACTTTTTTATGATGACCAAACTATTGATAAAATGTTTAAAAGATCAATTAAACTTCTAAAAAACATTGAACTTGATACAGATGAAGCATTTAGAGATGCTTATAATATCATCAAAAATGAAGTTACAAAATGGCAAGAACCTTATGAACTTATTAGAAAACAAAGGGAAATCGGTTCTGATTTAGAGTTCTCAAACACTAGACACTTTGCAGCAAAAGTTTATGAAAATGTTTTAAAAACATACCATACAGCAATTTTAGAAAATATTTCAGCTATTAGAAAAAAGTTTGCATATTTTAATGGAGCATTATCATATTCATATATTCAAACAACACAAGCAACTATTGCTCACTTTGAACAACAAATTTTAGAATCAGAAGAATTATATAAAAAAGAGCCATCTAAATTTTCTATTTCACATCCAAGAGAAGATGAAATTGTGGCAAAACTAAAAGCAAATTTTGGATTTGAAAAAATCGAAGATTTTTTAACTTCAAAAAGAAATTACTTATTTAAAATTGTAAAATACTCAAAAGAGCAATATTTAGAAATAAACGAAGATAGAATAAATTTTGTAAAATCAAGAAAAGAGCAATATTTAGAAAAAATTAATGATTTAGAAAAAATCAAGGAAGAGATTTAA
- a CDS encoding dynamin family protein, with protein sequence MSLANDYFLLYHGITFEQNLDLEPIETTVNEEIFTIYALIISATRKNYDKYLPLTSFKTLCQQLKIKSPSNINELNHLQYNIVKSILSNKSKQNISVLHSSFEYLKSENIINGENYDKLISLFDYKELDIVDEETITSSNKVDIELEKSSFKELKSTIEELISELQTDITNEEISNEIKATKNYLDTQKFSIGITGVMNAGKSTMLNALMGREILGSAVVPETANLTIVKHNPTDNAKVFYWNQQEWDRIKKSAEQLESMRDFVNETNKIFGDELKNYIKPISRFDEVDINDLSSYTSAEASGKKCNLVKYVELGSKLDFLSDGIEIVDTPGLDDPVIQREEITKEYISQCDMMLHLMNVSQSATLKDVEFIIDALLYQNISKLLIVITRADTVSKEQLEEVIKYTKTSIEKQLRAQNKDSQLDYILKTIKFIPISGRMALLHRTGREQEAINAGYTLEQTGILEIEQYLTETLFGSNSQKGELVIQSSKNQLQRIIEKQNSFYNYELRLLSKSKDELEKELLDFNKRKSVNTRIFQAMNEDINYYKNDSKEYIKSLETFLQSELIDLQTVIKQRVVGDVRYSFEKTKKRPENSRIKVIVETAIKDGIIDVIRDYRYKFIKKSQTIGEQCEQKYHDLGFTIGHKNENFDARGFFQDDFKSGFLTSNNEVLVSLIIDAVSKAKDSKLNELDREMELLIKNQFTSIEEDIKSKAKKVSNLLIESFFTTLNAPLKTFEQKLKNDEEVLQNQINSFEENDKNRAQLSIDIHKNIKKLENISITIKGLY encoded by the coding sequence ATGAGTTTAGCAAATGATTATTTTTTACTGTATCACGGTATAACTTTTGAACAAAATTTAGATTTAGAACCGATTGAAACTACAGTAAATGAAGAAATATTTACAATTTATGCTTTAATTATTAGTGCAACAAGAAAAAATTATGATAAATATTTGCCATTAACTTCATTTAAAACTTTATGCCAACAATTAAAAATAAAAAGTCCTTCAAATATAAATGAATTGAATCATTTACAATACAATATTGTGAAATCAATATTATCAAATAAATCAAAACAAAATATTTCTGTTTTACATTCTTCTTTTGAATATTTAAAAAGTGAAAATATAATCAATGGTGAAAATTACGATAAATTAATATCTTTATTTGATTATAAAGAGTTAGATATTGTAGATGAAGAAACTATAACTTCTAGTAATAAAGTTGATATAGAACTTGAAAAATCATCATTCAAAGAGTTAAAATCTACTATTGAAGAATTAATATCAGAACTTCAAACTGATATTACAAATGAAGAGATCTCAAATGAAATAAAAGCTACAAAAAATTATTTAGATACGCAAAAATTCTCAATTGGAATTACAGGTGTTATGAATGCTGGTAAATCTACAATGTTAAATGCCTTAATGGGAAGAGAAATCTTAGGAAGTGCTGTTGTTCCTGAAACTGCAAACTTAACAATCGTAAAACATAATCCTACTGATAATGCAAAAGTATTTTACTGGAATCAACAAGAGTGGGATAGAATAAAAAAATCAGCTGAACAATTAGAATCAATGCGAGATTTTGTAAATGAAACAAATAAAATCTTTGGAGATGAATTAAAAAATTATATTAAACCAATTTCTAGATTTGATGAAGTTGATATTAACGATTTATCTTCTTACACATCAGCAGAAGCAAGTGGTAAAAAATGTAACTTGGTAAAATATGTGGAACTTGGCTCTAAACTAGATTTTTTATCTGATGGTATTGAAATCGTTGATACTCCAGGCCTTGACGACCCAGTTATACAAAGGGAAGAGATTACAAAAGAGTATATTAGTCAATGTGATATGATGTTACATCTTATGAATGTATCTCAAAGTGCTACTTTAAAAGATGTTGAGTTTATTATTGATGCCCTACTTTACCAAAATATCTCAAAACTTTTAATTGTTATAACAAGAGCTGATACAGTTTCAAAAGAGCAACTTGAGGAAGTTATTAAATATACAAAAACATCTATTGAAAAACAATTACGTGCTCAAAACAAAGATTCTCAGCTTGATTATATTTTAAAAACTATCAAGTTCATCCCAATTTCTGGAAGAATGGCACTACTACATAGAACTGGAAGAGAACAAGAAGCAATAAATGCTGGTTATACACTTGAACAAACTGGTATTTTAGAGATTGAACAATATTTAACTGAAACACTTTTTGGTTCAAACTCACAAAAAGGTGAATTAGTAATTCAATCATCAAAAAACCAATTACAAAGAATAATTGAAAAACAAAACTCTTTTTATAACTATGAATTAAGACTTCTTTCAAAATCTAAAGATGAATTAGAAAAAGAACTTTTAGATTTCAATAAAAGAAAAAGTGTTAATACAAGAATCTTTCAAGCAATGAATGAAGATATAAATTATTATAAAAATGACTCAAAAGAGTATATAAAATCCCTAGAAACTTTTTTACAAAGTGAACTTATAGATTTACAAACGGTTATAAAACAAAGAGTTGTGGGAGATGTTCGATACTCTTTTGAAAAAACTAAAAAAAGACCTGAAAATTCTAGAATAAAAGTTATTGTTGAAACTGCAATAAAAGATGGAATTATCGATGTAATCAGAGATTATAGATATAAATTTATCAAAAAATCACAAACTATTGGGGAACAATGCGAGCAAAAATATCATGATTTAGGTTTTACAATTGGTCATAAAAATGAAAATTTTGATGCTAGAGGATTTTTCCAAGATGATTTTAAATCAGGATTTTTAACATCAAATAATGAAGTTTTGGTTTCTTTAATTATTGATGCTGTCTCAAAAGCGAAAGATTCAAAACTAAATGAATTAGATAGGGAAATGGAATTACTTATTAAAAATCAATTTACTTCAATTGAAGAAGATATTAAATCAAAAGCAAAAAAAGTAAGTAATCTTTTAATTGAATCATTTTTTACAACTTTAAATGCTCCATTAAAAACATTTGAACAAAAACTTAAAAATGACGAAGAAGTTCTTCAAAATCAAATTAATTCATTTGAAGAAAATGATAAAAATAGAGCCCAATTATCAATTGATATTCATAAAAATATTAAAAAACTTGAAAATATTTCAATAACAATAAAAGGATTATACTAA
- a CDS encoding fumarate reductase iron-sulfur subunit, translated as MSIEKGRDITISVLKFNPRSKVSKPHFVDYHLEETPGMTLFIALMKIREEMDADLSFDFVCRAGICGSCGMVVNGKPTLACRTLIANYPTGKLQLMPMPAFELIKDLSVNTGKWMDGMSKRVESWIHNDHEVDISKLEDRIDPDVANETFELDRCIECGICVASCGTALMRPNFVGPVGLNRVARFEVDPHDKRTAEDFYELIGDDDGIFGCMSLMACEDHCPKHLPLQNKIAYLRRKLVALR; from the coding sequence ATGAGTATTGAAAAAGGTAGAGATATAACAATATCAGTTTTAAAATTCAATCCAAGATCTAAGGTTTCAAAACCTCATTTCGTGGATTATCATTTAGAAGAAACTCCAGGGATGACTTTATTTATTGCTTTAATGAAAATTAGAGAAGAAATGGATGCAGATTTATCTTTTGACTTCGTTTGTCGTGCTGGAATTTGTGGTTCTTGTGGTATGGTTGTTAATGGTAAACCAACTCTTGCTTGTAGAACTTTAATTGCTAATTATCCAACTGGAAAATTACAATTAATGCCTATGCCAGCATTTGAATTAATTAAAGATTTATCTGTAAATACAGGTAAATGGATGGATGGAATGTCTAAAAGAGTTGAATCATGGATTCATAATGATCACGAAGTAGATATTTCTAAATTAGAAGATAGAATCGATCCAGATGTAGCAAATGAAACATTTGAATTAGACAGATGTATTGAGTGTGGAATTTGTGTAGCTTCTTGTGGAACTGCATTAATGAGACCTAACTTCGTTGGACCTGTTGGATTAAACAGAGTTGCAAGATTTGAAGTTGACCCACATGATAAAAGAACAGCTGAAGATTTCTATGAATTAATTGGTGATGATGATGGAATTTTTGGTTGTATGTCATTAATGGCTTGTGAAGACCATTGTCCAAAACATTTACCATTACAAAATAAAATTGCTTACTTAAGAAGAAAATTAGTAGCACTAAGATAA
- a CDS encoding fumarate reductase flavoprotein subunit, with amino-acid sequence MKINYCDALVIGGGLAGLRAAVAAQKKGLNTIVLSLVPVKRSHSAAAQGGMQASLGNSKMSDGDNEDLHFADTVKGSDWGCDQIVARMFVHTAPKAIRELASWGVPWSRVKEGSREAVINAKKTTITEDADRHGLITSRDFGGTKKWRTCYTADATGHTMLFGVANEALRHNVDIRDRKEALSIIHENGRCYGAIVRDLITGELEAYVAKGTCIATGGYGRVFKQTTNAVICEGIGAAIALETGIATLGNMEAVQFHPTPIVPSGILLTEGCRGDGGILRDVDGHRFMPDYEPEKKELASRDVVSRRMIEHIRNGKGVPSPYGYHVWLDISILGREHIEKNLRDVQEICQIFNGIDPADEGKKGWAPVLPMQHYSMGGIRTKPTGESQNLNGLFACGEASCWDMHGFNRLGGNSVSETVVAGMIIGNYFADYCLSNDVTIPTSTVQKFLDKQDAYLNEILTYNGTEDIFRIKNTMQNLMDQKVGIFRDGENLKAAVDELEELLKKTKQINVKSKERVGNPELEEAYRVPRMLKVALCVAKGALERTESRGAHYREDYLKRDDANWLNRTLTSWPDENQTLPTISYEALDIMTMELPPAFRGYGAKGMIIEHELSEKRQLEVDEMTEKLQAEGKDRHEIQHALMPFDLPMNYREKNERAGDL; translated from the coding sequence ATGAAAATTAATTACTGTGATGCATTAGTAATCGGTGGAGGATTAGCAGGTTTGAGAGCTGCTGTTGCTGCACAAAAAAAAGGTTTAAATACAATCGTTTTATCTTTAGTTCCTGTTAAAAGATCACACTCTGCCGCTGCTCAAGGTGGTATGCAAGCATCTTTAGGTAACTCTAAAATGTCTGATGGAGATAATGAAGATTTACACTTTGCGGATACTGTAAAAGGTTCTGACTGGGGATGTGATCAAATTGTTGCAAGAATGTTCGTACATACTGCTCCAAAAGCAATTAGAGAATTAGCATCTTGGGGTGTTCCTTGGTCAAGAGTTAAAGAAGGTTCAAGAGAAGCTGTTATCAATGCTAAAAAAACAACTATTACAGAAGATGCAGATAGACATGGATTAATTACATCAAGAGACTTTGGTGGAACTAAAAAATGGAGAACTTGTTATACAGCAGATGCAACTGGGCACACTATGTTATTTGGTGTTGCAAACGAAGCATTAAGACACAATGTTGATATTAGAGATAGAAAAGAAGCTTTATCAATTATTCATGAAAATGGTAGATGTTATGGAGCAATCGTAAGAGATTTAATTACTGGTGAATTAGAAGCTTATGTTGCAAAAGGTACATGTATCGCAACGGGTGGATATGGAAGAGTATTTAAACAAACTACAAATGCTGTAATTTGTGAAGGTATTGGAGCTGCTATCGCTCTTGAAACTGGAATTGCAACTTTAGGAAATATGGAAGCTGTTCAGTTTCACCCAACACCAATCGTACCATCAGGGATTTTATTAACTGAAGGTTGTAGAGGAGATGGTGGAATTTTAAGAGACGTTGATGGTCACAGATTTATGCCAGATTATGAACCTGAGAAAAAAGAACTAGCTTCAAGAGACGTTGTTTCTAGAAGAATGATTGAACATATCAGAAATGGTAAAGGTGTACCTTCACCTTATGGATACCATGTATGGTTAGATATTTCTATTTTAGGTAGAGAGCATATTGAAAAAAATCTAAGAGACGTTCAAGAAATTTGTCAAATTTTTAATGGAATTGATCCAGCTGATGAAGGTAAAAAAGGATGGGCGCCAGTTCTTCCTATGCAACATTATTCTATGGGTGGAATTAGAACTAAACCAACTGGTGAATCACAGAACTTAAATGGTTTATTTGCTTGTGGTGAAGCTTCTTGTTGGGATATGCATGGATTTAATAGACTTGGAGGAAACTCTGTTTCTGAAACAGTTGTTGCAGGGATGATTATTGGTAACTATTTTGCTGATTATTGTTTATCAAATGATGTAACAATTCCAACATCTACAGTTCAAAAATTCTTAGATAAACAAGATGCTTATTTAAATGAAATTTTAACTTATAATGGAACTGAAGATATTTTCAGAATTAAAAATACAATGCAAAACTTAATGGATCAAAAAGTTGGAATCTTCAGGGATGGTGAAAACTTAAAAGCTGCTGTTGATGAATTAGAAGAATTATTGAAAAAAACAAAACAAATTAATGTTAAATCAAAAGAAAGAGTTGGTAATCCAGAACTTGAAGAAGCATATAGAGTTCCTAGAATGTTAAAAGTAGCACTTTGTGTTGCTAAAGGTGCATTAGAGAGAACTGAATCAAGAGGGGCTCACTATAGAGAAGATTATTTAAAAAGAGATGATGCAAATTGGTTAAATAGAACATTAACTTCTTGGCCAGATGAAAATCAAACTCTTCCAACAATTTCTTATGAAGCATTAGATATTATGACTATGGAATTACCACCAGCATTTAGAGGTTATGGTGCTAAAGGTATGATTATAGAACATGAATTATCTGAAAAAAGACAATTAGAAGTTGATGAAATGACTGAAAAATTACAAGCAGAAGGTAAAGATAGACATGAAATTCAACATGCATTAATGCCATTTGATTTACCTATGAATTATAGAGAGAAAAACGAAAGAGCAGGAGATTTATAA